In one Gossypium hirsutum isolate 1008001.06 chromosome D09, Gossypium_hirsutum_v2.1, whole genome shotgun sequence genomic region, the following are encoded:
- the LOC107892857 gene encoding bidirectional sugar transporter SWEET3 — protein MGDRLRLAVGIMGNASSLLLYAAPILTFTRVIRKRSTEEFSCIPYIVALSNCLLYTWYGLPVVSYKWENFPVFTINGLGIILELSFIFIYLWFAPARGKIEAGTITTMVMVIFTVTAIISAFVFHDHHHRKVFVGTIGLVASVAMYVAPLVVVKQVIMTKSVEFMPFYLSFFSFLASVLWLAYGLLSHDLLLASPNLVGLPLGISQLGLYCKYRKRGITYNIQEIRA, from the exons ATGGGTGATAGGCTACGCCTAGCAGTTGGTATCATGG GCAATGCTTCTTCTTTGTTGCTTTATGCTGCACCAAT CCTGACTTTTACAAGGGTAATAAGGAAAAGAAGCACTGAAGAATTCTCATGCATCCCATACATCGTTGCACTATCGAATTGTCTCCTTTACACATGGTATGGATTGCCTGTTGTGAGCTACAAGTGGGAAAATTTCCCTGTCTTCACCATTAATGGTTTAGGGATCATCTTAGAGTTATCTTTCATCTTCATCTATCTTTGGTTTGCTCCAGCAAGAGGAAAG ATTGAAGCTGGTACCATAACGACGATGGTTATGGTAATATTTACCGTAACTGCAATTATATCGGCATTTGTATTTCATGATCATCATCATCGGAAAGTTTTTGTTGGGACTATTGGGCTGGTGGCTTCAGTGGCAATGTATGTTGCTCCACTTGTCGTCGTG AAACAAGTGATAATGACAAAGAGTGTGGAATTTATGCCGTTCTATTTATCTTTTTTCTCGTTCTTGGCTAGTGTTCTTTGGTTGGCTTATGGACTACTGAGTCACGATCTCCTTCTAGCG TCACCAAATCTGGTTGGCCTCCCCTTGGGCATATCGCAACTTGGACTCTACTGCAAATATAGGAAAAGAGGAATAACATATAATATCCAGGAGATTAGAGCATAA